gtgtgaccatggacacattacttaacctctctgtgcgtCAATTTTCTAGTCAGAAGCGGATataataatagtaccttcctCATGGAGTCGTCAGGAGGATTAGATGTGAAGCGTGAGTGCCTGGAGCAGACTGCAGGCTGGATCAGTGTTAGCTGTTGCTACTACAGTTTTTATTACTAATCCAGTTTCCTATGGAATCTGGATTAAAGGCCCCCTTCCCTGTCTGTCTTTTTGGTTTATAAAATAGGAAGCATAACCTGACAGAGATGCTGTTGGCTTAGGGAAAAACAGGAGCGATTGTCTTAGAGAATCACAGCTGCGGGTCTGAATTGAAACTGCGCCTGTTATTAACTACCTTCGGACGAGTCACTCACACCGCTCAGGCCTCGCTGTGTGTCTGTGAAACGGAGTGACGGTGCCAGACTCCCGGGGTGGGTTCAGGAGGAAGGAGAATACGTCCAGTTCTGTAAGGAGCGGCTGGTATGAGTATCTTGATGAAGCAAATAGATAAATGCGAATATGAAGCAGACTTTGTAGGTGACACTGTCTTTGCCTTGCGTGGCTCTGTCTGAATTTCATGATGTCACAGTAACGTCTTCTCGCTCCTGTCTGTGATCAGGTGCGTTACAGTCCGTCTGGTAGCTTTGTCACTCAACTGCTGGGAAGTCCTCTGACATAGTTTTGAGATCCCTTCCTGTGATGTGTCTCAGTGTTCCATATTCCACATTTCTGCTGACTTCCAAAAATATGGAGCGGCTCTGAAGCAGTCATTGCCAGCTGACGCTGGGCTCCTTTGGTGCCTGGAATTTTGTGTGATTTCTGTGTCTGATCCTCTTTTCATGTACTAAAGAACTCAGATTAGCAGAGAATGTATACCTGCAGACCgcctttggaaaatataaagctAAGACGGATGCAGTGCTGTGTTTGGGGGTTTCTGACTACCACATGGTCAGTACttacaaagaaaggaagactTCAGAGCCAGGAAGTTCCGAGTTTACTAGGCTGAGCACATGGAGCGCTCACACGACGTGCCAGTCAGCAGAGGGGACGCGGATTCCAGCGGGAGTGTCCTCTGAGGGGTCATGGCCAACAAATTTAAGTGATTTACTTCAATTTCATTTAGCAGTAGATAGCAGATTGAGATCCCTTAATGCCTTCAGCTTGTGTTAGTTTAGGACAACAGCGTGGGGTTGGACCCTGGGCCACCCTCTTTGATCAGCTGTGAGCACCCTCTGGGTCCTCAGAGGAAGCGGCAGGCGGGGCTCCTCACGGGGTGTGGGCCGTAGTCCTCTTGAAGGgcctgaggtcacccagccaCCTTCAAAGGTGAGATTGGTGGATAAGAAGGAAGAGTCCTGTGGGAGCCCAGGAAGGAGCCAGTGCCAAAATTAAAGCGACAGGGAAAATGCCAAAGGGCCGGAACTAAGGGAACAGAGAAGACAAGAGTGTTTATTACAAAGAACAGAAGAGAGGGTGGAGAGAGCAAAGAGGTGGCAGAGAGGGACAGGAGCTGACAAAGTGCTGAGTCTGATAAGGCGAGCAGGGGAGGCAGGAAGTGGGCCTGAGGTCAGGGTGGCGGGTGGTGATGACAGTTGTTAATCTCGGTCCGAAAGCCTTGGCTCCTTCACAGGCGCCTTCTGGAGTCACATCCGGGAGGACAAGGCTTGGCTTGCTGTTCTCTGTGGCTTAGCTGAGGCCGGGCGAGCCTCACGGCAGGCTCTGAGGGCAGTGGGCAGTGCCGGGCGGGAGCCGGCGCCAGACGCCTCCTTTCCTCTCCGCAGGTTAAACGTGTCCATTGAGTGTAAGCGAGTGTCGGGACTGGAGCCGGCCACTGTGGACTGGGCCTTTGACCTGACCAAGACCAACATGCAGACTATGTAAGCTCGCTGGCCGGGGGAGCCCTCCTCACCCCCGAGCGCCCCGCCCTGACTGCCCCCACGTCCCCAGGTATGAGCAGAGCGAGTGGGGCTGGAAGGACCGAGAGAAACGCGAGGAGATGACGGACGACCGAGCCTGGTACCTCATTGCCTGGGAAAGCAGTTCCGTCCCTGTGGCCTTTTCTCACTTCCGGTTCGACGTGGAGTGTGGGGACGAAGTCTTGTACTGGTAGGAGCCCCAGCAGGGGGGTGCAGCCGAGTGGGGGCACGTGCTGCTCTGGGCACCCCAGCTGGTGGCAGGGTCCACAGTGCCTGTCTGGGTCTGCGGCTGCCAGGGCCCGCGGCCTCCGCGCTCACCTGCCTGCTGTCTCCACCCAGCTACGAGGTGCAGCTGGAAAGCAAGGTGCGGCGGAAAGGCCTGGGCAAGTTCCTCATCCAGATCCTGCAGCTCATGGCCAATAGGTAAGGTCACCCCAGATGTCGCCCGGGTCGCAGCAGCTGCCTCTGTGGCCTCTGCTCTTCTTTGAGGCTCCTTGGAGGATGAGGCTCATAAGAGTGTTTGGGAAGAAAGGCGTCTAGGACCGTCTCAGTGAGATACTCCCTGTCCTGCTGAGACTCCAGTTTATATTTGGGCCAGTGGAGTGAGCCCATCTGAGCTCCTGCTCTAGCCTGAGTGGTGGGgtacagagaggaggagggggaggagaagccAGTTGGGGGGGTGCCTCAGGTCGTGCGGTGAGGGAGGCGCTGGGGGTGGTCACACCCAAGACCGAGGCTTCAGTTGGGGCCCAGGAGTGCGGCTCAGGAGCAGGTGGGAGACAGCAGGCAGGCACGAGAGCGGAGGCGTCACTTCGCATCGGGTCTCCTTCTAGAAGgtgttctctctgctttcttctcagcACACAGATGAAGAAAGTTATGTTAACAGTATTTAAGCACAATCATGGCGCCTATCAGTTCTTCAGAGAAGCGCTGCAGTaaggagctgggcctgggctggggcgCTCTGGGTGGTGGGGGTGCCTGCCCCAGTGCCTTTGCCCTGGCCCCCTTCATCCTCTGCCTGAGCGCCCCGTGCAGTGGTCCATGGGGAGGGGCTTGGTGAGACGGCATGCCCTGTCCCTGTGCCCTCGCTCGTAGGGGTCTCGTGTGTGTGGTTGGTGGAAGAGTCCtcgggctggggaggagggcaggcagcTCCCTGCAGCCAGCCCTTCCCTGCCTGCCTTGCAGATTTGAGATCGACGACTCTTCCCCGAGCATGTCCGGTTGCTGTGGGGAGGACTGCTCCTATGAGATCCTGAGCCGGAGGACCAAGTTTGGGGACAGCCAGCACTCACATGCGGGCGGGCACTGTGGCGGCTGCTGCCACTGAACTCCCAAGCCAGAACGCCCTCTCCAAGGCCTGTTCTCTCCCCAGTCTCACGCCACTTGCCAGGTGCCCTCAGAGCTGTGGCCTCCTCAGCCCTGCACATGCCAGGCTGCGCCCTGAGAGCACAGAGCCCTGGGGAGGAGTGGTCcgagctgcccctccccctctcctagAAGAGCAGAGCGccgggagggagcagagaggagaggatgctgaGGAGGCGCACGTCCTTGCACGGTGCCTGCCTTCTGTCTCGGCTCTTGCGCCCTTGAGCGTAAGGTTCCCCGACTTCTCTGCAGCTGGATTGCTGACAAGCACCCACACTTGCACACACTTGGACAAATGGAGTGTTTATAGCCACCTTTATGAAAGTCCTGGAGCTCTGGGTCGGGGTCTGGCTGGTCCCCAAAGAGAAACGGACTCAGTGTAAGATCTGGGCGTAGAGAGGCTTCGGAGATACTCGCTTTGTGGACGGAATGCTCCGATGGAGACCGTGGGCAGGTCTTCTGTGCCACGACACGGGGAAGTGAGGGCGCTCCTTCTGGCTGTGCTTCTCTGCAGCCACAGAGTGGAGTCTCCCAGGGGACCAGCCGACTGCGGGACGAGGGCTCTCTCCATCACGCAGTGAGGGGCCGAGAGGACCAGGAGCAGGGCGGCAGGTGGGGCCCGCTGTGGGGACGGTTGCTTCTCTGGGCTTTTGGACTTCGCTGCATTCTAAGCTTCACCTCTGGATCTCCTGGCGGTGACTCGAGGTTTTCAGGCATAGCAGAAAGCAGAGGTCctgcctgtttctctccatcGCCCCGCGccactctcccccaccccagatACCTCTGTTCTTACTCCCAAGGGGGATAACATCAGGGAGCCCTCGTCTTCCCCCAGAAGGACCCCTCGTTCCCGGCTCACTGAAGGCCATTTCCTCTCTGTCTTGGTGCTGATAGCTGTCTGAGCGTGGGGCACCCCTCTCCACACCACCCCGCTCCTCAGAGAGCCCCAGCCAGCAGCAGGCTGCTCTGCCTGCGCTCCCCCTGCCCCTTGCCGCCTCAGTGAGGCGCTAGTGCCGCTGCCCTCCCGCAGCTCAGGGTGCAGCAGGAACGCCTCTTGGGGCCGACTcagctgcttttctctctctgggatcACCCTGCGGTAGCGGGCTGGAGCTGGGACGAGCACGCCCTCCTCTTCTCTGGGATAGAGAGGGTGTGCGGGCGCAGAGCTCACACTCGCCTTTGTTCCCTTTCCAGGGAAGAAAATGACCAAATCCTTACCCAGGAAAAAGCACTCAGCGCCTCCCCTTGAGCTCTGCTTTAGGGAGTGTCTTAAAGGTTCCAGCCTTCATGAAATTGCTCTCTTGGAGGGCCTTGGTCCCTCTGACCTCAGAGTCTGCTCAccccccaccctctgccctgaCTCAGGCAGATCTCCCCAGAGCTGTTCTCGCTTCTCCCCCGCTCCCTGCTCATGCGGGGGCCTGTGCACCCGGCCTCCCtcacccagcccagcccagccctccgcCCAAGGCTCGACCCCGCCACCAGTGGGACGGGCGCTCCTTGGAGAGGACCTCTGCCCTGCCTGCTGGCTCCGAGGGGAGCGTTTGAGAACCATGGAATGACAAGCATGTT
This sequence is a window from Equus caballus isolate H_3958 breed thoroughbred chromosome 12, TB-T2T, whole genome shotgun sequence. Protein-coding genes within it:
- the NAA40 gene encoding N-alpha-acetyltransferase 40 isoform X2, which encodes MGRKSSKAKEKKQKRLEERAAMDAVCAKVDAANRLGDPLEAFPVFKKYDRNGLNVSIECKRVSGLEPATVDWAFDLTKTNMQTMYEQSEWGWKDREKREEMTDDRAWYLIAWESSSVPVAFSHFRFDVECGDEVLYCYEVQLESKVRRKGLGKFLIQILQLMANSTQMKKVMLTVFKHNHGAYQFFREALQFEIDDSSPSMSGCCGEDCSYEILSRRTKFGDSQHSHAGGHCGGCCH
- the NAA40 gene encoding N-alpha-acetyltransferase 40 isoform X1; the encoded protein is MDAVCAKVDAANRLGDPLEAFPVFKKYDRNGLNVSIECKRVSGLEPATVDWAFDLTKTNMQTMYEQSEWGWKDREKREEMTDDRAWYLIAWESSSVPVAFSHFRFDVECGDEVLYCYEVQLESKVRRKGLGKFLIQILQLMANSTQMKKVMLTVFKHNHGAYQFFREALQFEIDDSSPSMSGCCGEDCSYEILSRRTKFGDSQHSHAGGHCGGCCH